One window of Anaerolineales bacterium genomic DNA carries:
- a CDS encoding proline--tRNA ligase, with the protein MRMTQLFGRTFRDAPSDVEMPSHQLLLRAGFIRQLSAGIFSYLPLAKRSLTKIENIMRAEINAIGGQEVTMPVVHPAEIWQQTGRWYKIGSEMGRFKDKNERDMVLSMTHEEVIATLARDEVHSYRQLPLLLYHIQTKWRDDPRPRAGLIRAREFTMKDSYSLDKDQAGLDKQYEAHYQAYHRIFKRCALPVTAVKSDTGMMGGKTAHEFMYLTQVGEDTLMICDHCGYSANRQIALHKKQPHTDDLRLAIEKVATPACKTIDDLAQYLNIPTYKTAKAVFLIATRVQGTERKEQFVFTVVRGDMDVNETKLASILQAVELRPATDTEIRAVEAEPGYASPVGLKNVLVVVDDLIPLSTNLISGANIEGYHLRNVNYGRDYAADIVADITLVNEGDRCIECGNPLKSVRGVEVGNIFKLGTWISEAAGCYFLDSEGNSQPIVMGSYGIGSGRLLACIAEEHHDEYGLILPVTVAPYQVQLVLLPSKAEQESQGIVSAADDLYHTLQNTNIEVLFDDRSESPGIKFNDADLIGNPIRLTVSERSLKNGGVEFKRRDFPEKTIIPIENVIPTVIDEIKSLENITHS; encoded by the coding sequence ATGCGCATGACACAATTATTCGGACGAACCTTTCGCGATGCTCCATCCGATGTCGAAATGCCCAGCCATCAATTGCTTTTAAGGGCAGGCTTCATTCGCCAATTAAGCGCGGGGATATTTTCTTATTTACCCCTCGCCAAGCGCTCGTTGACGAAAATCGAAAACATCATGCGCGCAGAAATCAATGCGATCGGCGGCCAGGAAGTAACTATGCCGGTTGTCCACCCGGCAGAGATCTGGCAGCAGACCGGTCGATGGTACAAAATCGGAAGCGAGATGGGCCGCTTTAAGGATAAAAACGAACGCGATATGGTCCTTTCCATGACCCACGAGGAAGTGATTGCAACTCTCGCACGGGATGAAGTGCATTCTTATCGCCAGCTACCCTTGTTGTTGTATCACATTCAGACCAAATGGCGTGATGATCCGCGCCCACGGGCAGGGCTGATCCGCGCCCGTGAATTCACGATGAAGGATAGTTATAGCCTCGATAAAGATCAAGCCGGTCTGGATAAGCAGTATGAAGCCCACTATCAGGCCTACCATAGGATCTTCAAACGCTGTGCGCTACCGGTGACAGCTGTCAAATCCGATACAGGCATGATGGGTGGAAAAACTGCCCATGAATTCATGTACCTGACCCAAGTCGGCGAAGACACCTTAATGATCTGCGATCATTGCGGATACTCGGCCAATCGCCAGATTGCGCTCCACAAGAAACAACCACACACGGACGACCTGCGGTTAGCCATCGAAAAAGTGGCTACTCCCGCGTGTAAAACTATTGATGATTTAGCTCAGTACCTGAATATCCCCACCTATAAAACAGCCAAAGCTGTTTTCCTGATCGCCACCCGTGTTCAAGGTACAGAACGGAAGGAGCAATTTGTCTTTACCGTCGTGCGGGGGGATATGGATGTAAACGAGACCAAGTTGGCGTCAATCCTCCAAGCCGTCGAGCTCCGCCCAGCCACCGATACCGAGATCCGTGCAGTTGAGGCAGAGCCTGGCTATGCTTCCCCGGTGGGTTTAAAGAATGTACTGGTGGTCGTGGATGACCTCATTCCCCTGAGCACCAATTTGATTTCCGGGGCAAATATTGAAGGATACCATCTACGCAATGTGAACTATGGGCGCGATTACGCGGCTGATATTGTGGCCGATATTACCCTGGTGAACGAAGGCGATAGATGCATCGAATGCGGTAATCCACTTAAGTCTGTGCGCGGTGTCGAGGTCGGTAACATCTTTAAGCTGGGTACCTGGATCAGTGAAGCAGCTGGATGTTACTTCCTTGATTCTGAAGGGAACTCCCAGCCGATTGTCATGGGCTCGTATGGTATTGGATCCGGTCGCTTATTAGCCTGCATTGCTGAGGAACACCATGATGAGTATGGACTGATCTTGCCGGTCACTGTTGCACCTTACCAGGTCCAGCTTGTGCTCCTGCCTTCGAAAGCTGAGCAGGAGAGCCAAGGTATCGTGTCAGCTGCTGATGATCTTTACCATACACTTCAGAATACAAATATTGAAGTATTGTTTGACGATCGTTCTGAAAGCCCAGGAATAAAATTCAACGATGCTGACCTGATCGGTAACCCCATCCGTCTAACTGTCAGCGAGCGTTCGCTAAAAAATGGTGGTGTAGAATTTAAACGCCGCGATTTTCCTGAAAAAACCATTATTCCAATCGAAAATGTGATCCCGACGGTTATTGATGAGATCAAGAGCCTAGAAAATATTACTCATTCATAA
- a CDS encoding twin-arginine translocase TatA/TatE family subunit — protein MPSWLGGPELLIVLVIVILIFGVGRIANIGGELGKGISAFRKGLKGDEEPKPTEEEKKEGQG, from the coding sequence ATGCCTAGCTGGCTTGGTGGACCTGAATTATTAATTGTCTTGGTTATCGTAATCCTGATATTTGGCGTCGGTCGGATCGCCAATATTGGTGGTGAGCTTGGTAAGGGGATCAGCGCCTTTCGAAAAGGGCTGAAAGGTGACGAAGAACCTAAGCCTACTGAAGAAGAAAAGAAGGAAGGGCAGGGTTAG
- a CDS encoding SCP-2 family sterol carrier protein, protein MTEYTVQQLIQNHEKAFMPEKAAGVDAVIQYHLTGDEGGDWIITIKDGACKVVEGITENPKVTLTADGREFGDILLGKMDGMAAFMQGKLQLKGDLNLAMKLTSFFKMK, encoded by the coding sequence ATGACAGAATACACTGTTCAGCAATTGATCCAAAACCACGAGAAAGCATTCATGCCAGAGAAAGCTGCAGGGGTGGATGCGGTGATCCAATACCATTTAACTGGAGATGAAGGTGGAGATTGGATCATCACCATCAAGGATGGCGCTTGCAAAGTGGTCGAAGGCATTACTGAAAATCCGAAAGTGACTCTGACCGCGGATGGCAGAGAGTTTGGCGACATCCTGCTGGGCAAGATGGATGGCATGGCAGCTTTCATGCAGGGTAAGCTTCAGCTAAAAGGTGACTTGAACCTGGCGATGAAGCTGACTTCGTTTTTCAAAATGAAGTAA
- a CDS encoding acetyl-CoA C-acyltransferase (Catalyzes the synthesis of acetoacetyl coenzyme A from two molecules of acetyl coenzyme A. It can also act as a thiolase, catalyzing the reverse reaction and generating two-carbon units from the four-carbon product of fatty acid oxidation), with translation MTTIDASRDPVIVAAARTAVGKAKRGSLATVRPDEMAVAVIRELLKRAEGLKPEDVNDVILGCAFPEGEQGLNMSRLVALRAGLPVTVPAETINRFCSSGMQSIAHAAFGIMAGQMDCVIAGGAESMTMVPMTGLKFSPNPYLAAEWPGAYLGMGLTAENVSEKYGISRADQDTFAYESHIKANRAVVSGIFDPEIVPMEVELVEYEKSGTLKRNTYVFTRDEGPRADTTVEALAKLKPAFKEGGTVTAGNSSQMSDGAGAVIIMSRAKAESLGLKPLVRFVAFAVGGVEPEYMGIGPIVAIPKALKLAGLSLSDISLIELNEAFAAQSLAVIREVGINPEITNVNGGAIALGHPLGCTGAKLTTQLINEMKRRNVQFGMVSMCIGGGMGAAGIFENIN, from the coding sequence ATGACAACTATTGATGCTTCCCGTGATCCTGTAATTGTGGCTGCTGCCCGGACTGCGGTTGGAAAGGCAAAACGCGGTAGCCTGGCTACCGTCAGGCCGGACGAGATGGCAGTGGCAGTGATTAGAGAACTGCTCAAACGCGCCGAAGGATTGAAACCTGAAGATGTAAACGATGTCATCCTGGGCTGTGCATTTCCGGAGGGTGAGCAAGGTTTGAATATGTCCCGCCTGGTCGCTTTACGCGCAGGCCTGCCAGTTACGGTGCCAGCCGAGACGATCAACCGCTTCTGTTCTTCAGGCATGCAGAGTATTGCCCATGCTGCTTTTGGCATCATGGCAGGACAAATGGACTGTGTTATCGCTGGCGGTGCTGAATCGATGACCATGGTACCCATGACCGGGCTGAAATTTTCCCCTAATCCGTACCTGGCAGCCGAGTGGCCGGGAGCTTATCTTGGGATGGGGTTGACCGCTGAAAATGTGTCGGAAAAGTACGGGATCAGCCGGGCAGACCAGGACACATTTGCCTATGAAAGCCATATAAAAGCTAACCGGGCTGTGGTATCAGGCATATTCGATCCTGAAATCGTACCCATGGAAGTCGAGCTGGTGGAATATGAAAAATCAGGGACATTAAAACGAAATACATATGTATTTACAAGGGATGAAGGACCCAGGGCAGATACGACAGTAGAAGCACTGGCGAAATTAAAACCCGCTTTCAAGGAAGGCGGTACCGTGACTGCGGGGAACTCCTCGCAAATGTCCGATGGTGCTGGAGCGGTGATCATCATGTCACGCGCTAAGGCTGAAAGCCTTGGATTGAAGCCGCTAGTACGCTTCGTCGCTTTTGCAGTGGGGGGTGTAGAGCCCGAATATATGGGTATTGGGCCAATCGTTGCAATACCCAAGGCGCTAAAGTTGGCCGGCTTGAGCCTGAGTGACATCAGCCTGATTGAGCTCAACGAGGCATTTGCTGCACAGAGCCTGGCTGTTATCCGTGAAGTGGGTATAAATCCTGAAATCACCAATGTTAACGGTGGGGCGATTGCCCTGGGCCATCCACTGGGATGCACCGGCGCCAAGCTAACCACGCAATTGATCAACGAGATGAAGCGCCGAAACGTGCAATTTGGCATGGTATCCATGTGCATCGGTGGTGGCATGGGTGCAGCGGGAATATTTGAGAATATAAATTAA
- a CDS encoding 3-hydroxyacyl-CoA dehydrogenase: MKYKFHKAVVIGSGTMGAAVAAHLANAGVPVTLLDIVPNKLLPEEEQKGLTLQDKVVRNRIVQQGLDRAIKSRPASFFTSEMPALVSIGNLEDDLEVIKSADWVIEAIVENLKIKQDLMKRIDAIRPENTIISTNTSGIPVTSIAEGLSDGFKQHFLGTHFFNPPRYLKLLEVIPTKDTLPAVVEAISEFGEYRLGKGIVLCKDTPNFIANRLGFGGGAFALDYILENGYTVDEVDAITGPAMGRPKTATFRLIDLVGIDVWEHVGNNLAPAIPNDTHALKYLNSVPVNTMIHTMVEKGWLGNKVKQGFYKEVRTPEGNREFWSMNLKTMDYEAPKKVRFESIGKVKDSEDLGEKLKILISAEDRAGQLVRALTYQGLSYASELVPEIADTPKPLDDAMRWGFGHDAGPFEVWDMLGVVETLPAMKQAGFPAADWVGKMTSSGFNTFYKYEGGIKVGVYNPVLGKYEIIKRPASLVLLKEQKVIDKNPGATLFDLGDGVACVEFHTKMNALDEDIANMIVAGQERLERDFVGMVIGNEADNFSAGANIMLVVMAAQMGEWEKLNSIVKGLQDLNMKARYSPKPVIVAPAGLALGGGAEVTTHGSRVVAAAELYTGFVEFGVGVIPAGGGTKEMLRRIVNPAMKTDGAEVLPFLQRVFQQIGLAKVATSAEEARQMGILGPNDRVVMNKELLLAEAKKEVLHMVATGYHPPLPEKIYAAGRDALGALRVAIHMMKEGKYITEYEAHMAGKLAIVMTGGDISKPTWVDEQYILDLEREAFMSLCGEEKTRQRMINMLQTGKPLRN, from the coding sequence ATGAAATACAAATTTCACAAGGCTGTGGTCATCGGGTCGGGGACGATGGGTGCCGCAGTGGCAGCTCATCTGGCCAACGCAGGTGTGCCGGTGACCTTGCTCGACATCGTTCCAAATAAGCTGCTTCCTGAAGAAGAACAAAAAGGATTGACCCTGCAAGACAAGGTGGTGCGTAATCGCATCGTCCAACAGGGGCTTGACCGGGCGATCAAATCTCGACCCGCGTCGTTCTTCACTTCCGAAATGCCTGCTTTGGTGTCCATCGGGAACCTGGAAGACGATCTGGAGGTGATCAAGTCAGCAGATTGGGTGATCGAAGCAATCGTGGAGAACCTGAAAATTAAGCAAGATTTGATGAAGCGCATCGATGCCATCCGACCTGAGAATACCATCATCAGCACTAACACCTCAGGAATACCGGTCACATCGATCGCCGAAGGTCTGTCGGATGGTTTTAAGCAACATTTCCTGGGCACACACTTCTTCAACCCGCCACGTTACTTAAAACTGCTGGAAGTAATCCCGACCAAAGATACCTTACCAGCGGTTGTTGAGGCAATCAGTGAGTTTGGCGAATATCGGTTAGGAAAAGGGATTGTGCTATGCAAGGATACACCTAATTTTATCGCCAACAGGTTGGGATTTGGTGGAGGTGCCTTTGCCCTGGATTACATCCTGGAGAACGGCTACACTGTGGATGAAGTGGATGCTATAACTGGCCCAGCTATGGGCAGGCCAAAGACAGCCACCTTCAGATTGATCGACCTGGTGGGTATCGATGTATGGGAACATGTGGGAAATAATCTCGCCCCAGCTATACCCAATGATACACATGCCTTGAAATACCTGAATTCTGTACCAGTCAATACCATGATTCATACGATGGTTGAAAAAGGCTGGCTCGGCAACAAGGTGAAGCAGGGATTCTATAAAGAGGTGCGCACACCGGAAGGAAACCGCGAATTCTGGTCGATGAATTTAAAAACGATGGACTATGAAGCACCAAAAAAAGTACGCTTTGAGTCGATCGGTAAGGTGAAAGATAGTGAAGATCTGGGTGAAAAATTAAAGATCTTGATCTCTGCTGAAGATCGCGCCGGCCAGCTTGTGCGGGCTCTGACATACCAGGGATTATCCTATGCTTCCGAGCTTGTTCCGGAGATTGCTGATACACCCAAGCCATTGGACGATGCCATGCGCTGGGGGTTCGGGCATGATGCTGGTCCGTTTGAAGTGTGGGATATGCTGGGCGTGGTAGAGACCCTACCAGCCATGAAGCAAGCTGGTTTCCCTGCAGCTGATTGGGTTGGTAAAATGACCTCCAGTGGATTCAATACATTCTATAAATATGAAGGAGGCATCAAGGTCGGTGTCTATAATCCAGTGCTGGGGAAATATGAGATCATCAAACGTCCAGCTTCTTTGGTTCTACTAAAAGAGCAGAAAGTGATCGACAAGAACCCAGGAGCTACCTTGTTCGACCTGGGCGACGGTGTGGCTTGCGTGGAATTCCACACCAAGATGAACGCCCTGGACGAAGATATTGCTAACATGATCGTCGCCGGCCAGGAACGTTTGGAGCGCGATTTTGTCGGTATGGTGATTGGCAATGAAGCCGATAATTTCAGCGCCGGTGCAAATATCATGCTGGTGGTGATGGCTGCTCAAATGGGTGAGTGGGAAAAATTAAATAGCATTGTCAAGGGTTTACAAGACTTGAATATGAAAGCCCGCTACTCCCCCAAGCCAGTAATTGTTGCTCCGGCTGGTCTGGCTCTGGGTGGTGGCGCTGAGGTGACGACCCACGGAAGCCGGGTGGTAGCTGCAGCTGAGCTGTACACCGGTTTCGTGGAATTCGGTGTGGGGGTGATACCAGCAGGTGGTGGGACCAAGGAAATGTTACGCCGCATCGTCAACCCGGCGATGAAAACCGATGGAGCGGAAGTACTGCCTTTCTTGCAGCGTGTATTCCAACAGATCGGCTTGGCGAAGGTGGCTACCAGTGCCGAGGAAGCCCGACAGATGGGCATACTCGGTCCGAATGACCGGGTAGTGATGAACAAGGAGCTGCTACTGGCTGAGGCGAAGAAAGAAGTGCTGCACATGGTGGCAACAGGCTACCATCCACCGCTTCCGGAGAAGATCTATGCGGCAGGGCGGGATGCTTTAGGGGCTTTGCGTGTAGCCATCCACATGATGAAGGAAGGCAAGTACATCACTGAATATGAAGCCCATATGGCCGGTAAGCTTGCCATTGTCATGACAGGCGGTGACATCAGCAAGCCAACCTGGGTTGATGAGCAATATATCCTGGATTTGGAACGTGAGGCATTTATGTCGCTGTGTGGTGAAGAGAAGACCAGGCAGCGCATGATCAACATGTTGCAAACCGGCAAGCCGTTACGGAATTAA
- a CDS encoding acyl-CoA dehydrogenase, with translation MIEFEAPKPIAKQNEMLKIAADYRMRPVSRYFDDHEHEIPWEFINFMHSVQQMAGGGGGLAPSEPKKDAEGKERPRIGYQMLASMLEILSYGDVGLFLCMPGGGLGSAAIEAAGNAEQKKKFLARFNSEKPAFGAMAMTEAGAGSDNSAIRATAVLDKEKNEWILNGEKIFVTCGQKALEEGDGLVVVWATIDPSAGRAGIRSFVVEAGTPGAKVTKLEDKMGIRASDTASIVLEDCRVPFDHILGSPEVEQKSTEGFKGAMATFDATRPLIGATAVGVARATLELLKDLLAQQGITIRYGLPRQKLTSIERDVIDMEVQLRSAWLLVLKAVWMADNRKHNVREASMSKVRGGDVVTKITQKAVEIMGPLGYSCEFLLEKWFRDAKISDIYEGTGQINRLIVARNILGYTGRDLR, from the coding sequence ATGATCGAATTTGAAGCACCTAAACCAATTGCCAAGCAGAATGAGATGCTGAAAATTGCTGCCGATTACCGGATGCGGCCTGTTTCGCGTTATTTTGATGATCATGAGCACGAGATCCCTTGGGAATTCATTAACTTTATGCATTCGGTTCAACAAATGGCAGGTGGAGGGGGTGGTCTAGCGCCATCTGAACCGAAAAAAGATGCAGAAGGGAAAGAACGGCCACGTATCGGTTATCAGATGTTAGCTTCGATGTTGGAAATACTCTCTTATGGTGACGTTGGGCTGTTCCTGTGCATGCCTGGAGGTGGCCTTGGCTCGGCAGCTATCGAAGCAGCAGGAAACGCGGAGCAAAAGAAAAAATTCCTGGCTAGATTTAACTCAGAAAAACCTGCTTTTGGAGCCATGGCGATGACCGAGGCTGGAGCTGGATCGGACAACTCAGCCATTCGGGCTACGGCAGTCTTGGATAAAGAGAAAAATGAATGGATCTTGAATGGTGAAAAAATCTTTGTTACCTGCGGGCAAAAAGCGCTCGAGGAAGGCGATGGGCTGGTCGTAGTATGGGCGACCATCGATCCATCTGCGGGAAGGGCGGGAATACGCTCGTTTGTTGTCGAAGCAGGGACACCCGGTGCAAAGGTGACCAAGCTCGAGGATAAGATGGGCATCAGGGCCAGTGACACTGCCTCGATCGTGCTGGAGGATTGCCGAGTGCCATTCGATCATATCCTGGGCAGTCCAGAGGTGGAGCAAAAGTCTACCGAAGGGTTTAAGGGTGCCATGGCTACTTTTGATGCTACCCGGCCTCTCATTGGTGCAACAGCAGTGGGTGTGGCCAGGGCGACGCTTGAGTTGCTCAAAGATTTGCTTGCCCAGCAGGGGATCACTATCCGGTACGGTCTCCCCCGGCAGAAACTGACCAGCATAGAGCGCGATGTGATAGATATGGAAGTCCAGCTGCGCTCTGCCTGGTTGCTGGTGCTCAAGGCAGTCTGGATGGCGGATAACCGGAAGCACAACGTTCGCGAAGCATCGATGTCGAAGGTGCGCGGTGGCGATGTGGTCACCAAGATCACACAGAAGGCGGTGGAGATCATGGGTCCGCTGGGCTACAGCTGCGAATTTTTGCTGGAGAAATGGTTTAGGGACGCCAAAATCAGTGATATTTATGAAGGAACCGGGCAGATCAACCGATTGATCGTAGCACGCAATATCCTGGGCTACACTGGCAGGGACCTGCGTTAA
- a CDS encoding acyl-CoA dehydrogenase: protein MYSFEPTEEQQMLIDTVARYATSNLRPAAHDADEEAQFPLSLIKKGWELGVLQASTPEAYGGFGEHSAVTGVLAAEEMAYGDLPATLSVMAPGLFAVPILLGGSEEQKSQYLPPIVEGDWAAYTAALIEPHYDYDPNDLKTTATIEGDEIIITGEKTYVPFARDAKMMIVYASLDGKTQGFIVPAGKEGVSIGERQKLLGLHALFLHPVKFNEVKIPTTNRLGGVGGHDFAPILASAWLANAALALGVSKAALDYAINYSKEREVFGMKVAQKQSIAFMMAEMATEIEAIRVLTWEAAWMLDTGKEDAYKEAYLAYTGAVDMAMMVTDRAVQILGGHGYIREHPVEKWMREGRGFATFTGLAIV, encoded by the coding sequence ATGTATTCATTTGAACCAACGGAAGAACAACAAATGCTGATCGATACCGTGGCCAGATATGCCACCAGCAACCTTCGACCAGCCGCCCACGATGCAGATGAGGAAGCCCAGTTCCCGCTGAGCCTAATTAAAAAAGGCTGGGAACTGGGAGTGCTGCAGGCTTCCACGCCCGAAGCCTATGGCGGATTCGGAGAGCATTCAGCAGTGACCGGGGTGCTAGCAGCAGAGGAAATGGCGTATGGTGACTTGCCCGCGACACTGTCCGTGATGGCACCGGGGTTATTTGCCGTTCCGATCCTGCTGGGAGGCAGCGAGGAGCAGAAAAGCCAATACCTGCCTCCGATTGTTGAAGGCGATTGGGCAGCATATACCGCAGCCCTCATTGAGCCACATTATGACTATGACCCGAATGACCTGAAGACAACGGCCACCATCGAGGGAGATGAGATCATCATCACGGGTGAGAAGACCTATGTCCCATTTGCCAGGGATGCCAAGATGATGATCGTGTATGCTTCACTGGATGGAAAGACCCAGGGTTTCATTGTGCCTGCTGGAAAAGAAGGTGTGAGCATCGGAGAGCGGCAGAAGCTGCTTGGGCTTCACGCCTTATTTTTGCACCCAGTAAAGTTCAATGAGGTAAAAATTCCCACTACCAACCGGCTAGGCGGCGTAGGTGGGCATGATTTTGCTCCCATTCTGGCATCAGCCTGGCTGGCGAATGCTGCATTGGCATTGGGTGTTTCAAAGGCTGCATTGGATTACGCCATAAATTATTCCAAAGAGCGTGAGGTGTTCGGAATGAAGGTGGCTCAGAAGCAATCGATCGCCTTTATGATGGCCGAGATGGCGACCGAGATCGAGGCTATCCGTGTGCTCACCTGGGAAGCCGCCTGGATGCTCGATACCGGGAAAGAAGATGCGTACAAGGAAGCATATCTGGCCTACACAGGTGCAGTTGATATGGCCATGATGGTGACCGACCGTGCAGTACAAATTCTAGGTGGTCACGGCTATATCCGGGAGCATCCCGTCGAAAAATGGATGCGTGAAGGTCGTGGTTTTGCTACCTTCACCGGGTTGGCGATCGTATAA
- a CDS encoding MBL fold metallo-hydrolase — protein sequence MNTYQTSSKAEIYQIQLHEFPQLIGNVYLVIFGKYRVLIDSGSGFGEANEELETGFEEVGNLRGEPITFSQLSHIFITHGHIDHFGGLPYIRERSQAKICIHELDRRIVSNHEERLSIAAHRLEEFLTEAGVSAEQRENELAMYKITKSLYRSVNVDLTYEAVGMRLGPFSFTHVPGHCAGHVIIQLHDVLFSGDHILEKTSPHQAPEQITLSTGLETYLSSLEIARKLSKKVRLTLCGHENPVYDLNGRIEEIRKVHRERLQTIIKLLTNPHTIAELSKYLFGKVEGYTILLALEEAGAHVEYLYQRGYLKIANLTEIEENPNLVPIQYQSVDCEIDNF from the coding sequence ATGAACACCTACCAGACTTCAAGTAAGGCAGAAATTTATCAGATCCAATTGCATGAATTCCCTCAATTAATTGGGAATGTGTACCTGGTGATATTTGGAAAGTATCGCGTGCTCATCGATAGCGGTTCAGGCTTCGGTGAAGCGAACGAGGAGCTGGAGACGGGATTTGAAGAAGTCGGTAATTTACGGGGAGAACCGATCACGTTCAGCCAGTTAAGCCATATCTTCATCACTCACGGGCATATTGACCATTTTGGTGGACTGCCATATATTCGCGAACGCAGCCAGGCCAAAATCTGTATCCATGAGCTCGACCGGCGTATTGTTTCCAATCACGAAGAGCGCTTGTCCATAGCAGCCCATCGATTAGAAGAGTTCCTCACCGAAGCGGGCGTTTCCGCTGAACAACGTGAAAACGAGCTTGCCATGTATAAAATCACCAAGAGCCTGTACCGTTCGGTGAATGTTGACCTCACCTACGAGGCCGTTGGAATGAGATTAGGTCCATTCAGCTTCACCCACGTCCCTGGCCATTGTGCTGGGCATGTAATCATCCAATTACACGATGTCCTATTTAGCGGAGACCATATACTTGAGAAGACCAGCCCGCACCAGGCTCCGGAGCAGATTACGTTATCAACTGGGTTAGAAACCTACCTGTCTTCTTTGGAAATCGCCCGTAAATTATCGAAAAAAGTCAGGCTCACCCTGTGTGGGCACGAAAACCCGGTGTATGACCTGAATGGAAGGATCGAAGAGATAAGGAAGGTGCACCGGGAAAGATTACAGACTATCATTAAGCTGTTAACCAACCCACACACGATTGCTGAGCTGTCAAAATACCTGTTCGGCAAAGTTGAAGGATACACTATTTTGTTAGCGCTAGAAGAGGCAGGTGCACACGTCGAATATCTCTACCAGAGAGGTTACTTGAAGATCGCCAACCTAACAGAAATTGAGGAAAACCCAAACCTTGTTCCTATTCAGTACCAGAGTGTTGATTGCGAGATCGATAATTTCTAG
- a CDS encoding TetR family transcriptional regulator, whose product MTREGILEAAARIFSEKGFHATSMQDIAEAVNLQKASLYHHFASKQEILADILDEALDLINKNLEAVSSQALTPDEKLRQAMLSYFQTIAENKNLSAVLLLELRALDPEQKTRLAERREKFERLWRDLIIAGQREGVFGDVDPSLTGRAILGVMNWSVTWYRSDGPRSADEIANLFADLLLKGLVIQ is encoded by the coding sequence TTGACCCGAGAGGGTATCCTCGAGGCAGCGGCCAGGATCTTCAGTGAGAAGGGTTTCCATGCCACGTCCATGCAGGATATTGCTGAAGCGGTTAACCTCCAAAAAGCCAGCCTGTACCATCATTTTGCAAGTAAACAGGAAATCCTGGCAGATATCCTCGATGAAGCCCTGGATTTAATCAATAAAAACCTGGAAGCTGTGTCTTCTCAGGCCCTTACCCCGGATGAAAAACTCCGCCAGGCCATGCTATCTTATTTTCAAACGATCGCCGAAAATAAGAACTTGTCAGCCGTGTTGCTCCTAGAGCTGCGTGCACTTGACCCTGAGCAAAAGACCCGCCTGGCGGAGCGCAGGGAGAAATTCGAAAGATTGTGGAGAGATTTGATCATTGCCGGGCAGCGAGAAGGGGTATTCGGTGATGTTGACCCATCTCTCACCGGAAGAGCTATCCTGGGAGTGATGAATTGGTCAGTTACCTGGTACCGCAGTGATGGTCCACGCTCAGCGGACGAGATTGCCAACCTGTTTGCGGACCTGTTATTAAAGGGTTTGGTTATCCAGTAG
- a CDS encoding alpha/beta hydrolase, which translates to MRFPLDSGYLEYQRSGSGIPLLFIHGYPLSRKIWQAQLSGLVDIAAMLAVDLRGHGASYPFDGPYWMDLLAKDCYRLVIEQKVDLPLVVCGLSMGGYITFALYRNHPEIFKGMILTSTRAAPDSPEGKVNREAGIKNVREQGVPVIVNGMLPKVVSTKTSTSNTALVSTIQQIMLETSVNGVIGALHGMRDRPDSTPLLAKITCPVLIVHGADDQLIPVAEAELMSRLIPYAQLVVIPDSGHLPNMEQPQFFNQAVRDYLDGLS; encoded by the coding sequence ATGAGATTTCCGCTTGATTCTGGTTACCTTGAATACCAACGCTCAGGTAGCGGTATTCCACTTCTGTTCATCCACGGCTACCCCCTCTCACGCAAGATCTGGCAAGCCCAGCTCTCTGGCCTGGTGGATATCGCTGCCATGCTCGCTGTTGACCTGCGCGGTCATGGTGCCTCTTATCCATTCGATGGTCCATACTGGATGGACCTGCTGGCCAAGGATTGTTATCGATTAGTCATCGAACAAAAAGTCGATCTACCGCTCGTGGTTTGTGGCTTATCCATGGGCGGATATATTACCTTTGCCCTTTATCGTAATCACCCAGAAATATTTAAAGGCATGATCCTGACTTCCACCCGTGCTGCCCCCGATTCTCCGGAAGGCAAGGTGAATCGAGAAGCTGGAATAAAAAATGTCAGGGAGCAGGGCGTGCCAGTTATCGTCAATGGAATGCTTCCCAAGGTAGTATCCACAAAAACAAGCACATCGAACACCGCCCTGGTCAGTACCATCCAGCAGATCATGCTCGAGACGTCTGTAAATGGTGTGATCGGTGCCTTGCATGGCATGCGCGATCGCCCCGATTCCACACCTCTGCTCGCTAAAATCACCTGCCCCGTGTTGATCGTCCACGGAGCCGACGATCAGTTGATTCCCGTGGCAGAGGCGGAACTGATGAGCAGGCTTATTCCGTATGCCCAGCTAGTGGTTATTCCCGATTCAGGTCACCTGCCCAACATGGAACAGCCCCAATTTTTTAACCAGGCTGTGCGCGACTATTTGGATGGCTTATCTTGA